A genomic stretch from Ictalurus punctatus breed USDA103 chromosome 2, Coco_2.0, whole genome shotgun sequence includes:
- the ddx5 gene encoding probable ATP-dependent RNA helicase DDX5 isoform X2, which produces MPGYSDRDRSRDRGGYGNNYSSGPPRFGGSRGGPPAGKKFGSPGDRLRKKHWNLDELPKFEKNFYQEHPDIAHRSSQEVEQYRRSKEITVKGRDCPKPTIRFHEANFPSYVMDVINKQNWTDPTPIQAQGWPLALSGKDMVGIAQTGSGKTLSYLLPAIVHINHQPFLERGDGPICLVLAPTRELAQQVQQVAVDYGKASRLKSTCIYGGAPKGPQIRDLERGVEICIATPGRLIDFLEAGKTNLRRCTYLVLDEADRMLDMGFEPQIRKIVDQIRPDRQTLMWSATWPKEVRQLAEDFLKDYVQINVGALQLSANHNILQIVDVCNDGEKEDKLLRLLEEIMSEKENKTIIFVETKRRCDDLTRRMRRDGWPAMGIHGDKSQQERDWVLNEFKFGKAPILIATDVASRGLDVEDVKFVINFDYPNNSEDYIHRIGRTARSQKTGTAYTFFTPNNFKQANDLVSVLREANQAINPKLIQMAEDRGGNSNWSFKGRSRWRV; this is translated from the exons ATGCCCGGTTATTCCGACAGAGACCGCAGCCGCGACAGAGG tggttatggcaacaattacagcAGCGGGCCTCCGCGGTTTGGAGGGAGTCGAGGTGGTCCGCCGGCCGGGAAGAAGTTTGGCAGTCCTGGAGACAGACTGCGGAAGAAACACTGGAACCTGGACGAGCTGCCCAAATTCGAGAAGAACTTCTACCAAGAGCACCCGGATATAGCGCACAGGTCATCG CAAGAGGTTGAACAGTACAGGAGGAGCAAAGAGATCACAGTCAAAGGCAGAGACTGTCCCAAACCTACAATTAGGTTTCATGAGGCAAACTTTCCCT CATACGTCATGGATGTGATCAATAAACAGAACTGGACTGATCCAACTCCGATCCAAGCTCAGGGGTGGCCACTGGCACTAAGTGGCAAAGATATGGTTGGCATTGCCCAGACCGGATCTGGGAAAACACTCTCG tatttgcTTCCTGCTATTGTGCACATAAACCACCAACCCTTCCTCGAGCGTGGAGATGGACCAATT TGCCTGGTGTTGGCTCCCACTCGTGAGTTAGCGCAACAAGTCCAGCAGGTCGCAGTAGACTACGGCAAAGCTTCTCGCCTGAAGTCCACCTGCATCTATGGAGGAGCACCTAAAGGACCACAGATTCGTGACCTAGAGAGAG GAGTTGAGATCTGCATTGCTACTCCAGGGAGGCTTATTGACTTCCTGGAAGCTGGAAAGACAAATCTGCGCCGGTGCACATATCTGGTGCTGGACGAAGCTGATAGAATGCTGGACATGGGCTTTGAACCTCAAATCCGTAAAATTGTTGACCAGATCAGG CCAGACAGGCAGACTCTGATGTGGAGTGCTACCTGGCCTAAAGAGGTGCGTCAGCTGGCTGAGGACTTCTTGAAAGATTATGTCCAGATCAATGTGGGAGCGCTGCAGCTCAGTGCCAACCACAACATCCTGCAGATAGTGGATGTATGCAACGATGGAGAGAAGGAGGATAA GTTGCTGCGCCTGCTAGAGGAGATCATGAGCGAGAAGGAGAACAAGACCATCATCTTTGTGGAAACTAAGAGGAGGTGTGATGACCTCACAAGGAGGATGCGTAGGGACGG GTGGCCTGCAATGGGTATACATGGAGACAAAAGTCAGCAGGAGAGAGACTGGGTGCTCAATG AATTCAAGTTTGGCAAAGCACCCATTCTCATTGCTACTGATGTGGCATCAAGAGGTCTag ATGTTGAGGATGTCAAGTTTGTAATTAATTTCGATTATCCCAACAACTCTGAGGACTACATCCACCGCATTGGCCGCACAGCACGTAGCCAGAAAACCGGAACAGCCTACACCTTCTTCACGCCTAACAACTTTAAGCAGGCGAATGACCTTGTCTCTGTCCTCCGTGAAGCCAACCAGGCCATCAATCCCAAACTCATCCAGATGGCAGAAGACAGAGGAGGTAATTCCAATTG GTCGTTCAAGGGGCGGTCGAGGTGGCGGGTATAG
- the ddx5 gene encoding probable ATP-dependent RNA helicase DDX5 isoform X1: MPGYSDRDRSRDRGGYGNNYSSGPPRFGGSRGGPPAGKKFGSPGDRLRKKHWNLDELPKFEKNFYQEHPDIAHRSSQEVEQYRRSKEITVKGRDCPKPTIRFHEANFPSYVMDVINKQNWTDPTPIQAQGWPLALSGKDMVGIAQTGSGKTLSYLLPAIVHINHQPFLERGDGPICLVLAPTRELAQQVQQVAVDYGKASRLKSTCIYGGAPKGPQIRDLERGVEICIATPGRLIDFLEAGKTNLRRCTYLVLDEADRMLDMGFEPQIRKIVDQIRPDRQTLMWSATWPKEVRQLAEDFLKDYVQINVGALQLSANHNILQIVDVCNDGEKEDKLLRLLEEIMSEKENKTIIFVETKRRCDDLTRRMRRDGWPAMGIHGDKSQQERDWVLNEFKFGKAPILIATDVASRGLDVEDVKFVINFDYPNNSEDYIHRIGRTARSQKTGTAYTFFTPNNFKQANDLVSVLREANQAINPKLIQMAEDRGGRSRGGRGGGYRDDRRDRYSGGRRDYNYNQDSHSNDRSYDNGPKKPFSNKTQNGAAYSNGSGSYNENSNNGFNGAYNGQSNFNGSQAGNFGSQGFQNKQFSANQGAAPNGANHNAQFPFNSQQQPMQPMMPFSMPPPNFQ, translated from the exons ATGCCCGGTTATTCCGACAGAGACCGCAGCCGCGACAGAGG tggttatggcaacaattacagcAGCGGGCCTCCGCGGTTTGGAGGGAGTCGAGGTGGTCCGCCGGCCGGGAAGAAGTTTGGCAGTCCTGGAGACAGACTGCGGAAGAAACACTGGAACCTGGACGAGCTGCCCAAATTCGAGAAGAACTTCTACCAAGAGCACCCGGATATAGCGCACAGGTCATCG CAAGAGGTTGAACAGTACAGGAGGAGCAAAGAGATCACAGTCAAAGGCAGAGACTGTCCCAAACCTACAATTAGGTTTCATGAGGCAAACTTTCCCT CATACGTCATGGATGTGATCAATAAACAGAACTGGACTGATCCAACTCCGATCCAAGCTCAGGGGTGGCCACTGGCACTAAGTGGCAAAGATATGGTTGGCATTGCCCAGACCGGATCTGGGAAAACACTCTCG tatttgcTTCCTGCTATTGTGCACATAAACCACCAACCCTTCCTCGAGCGTGGAGATGGACCAATT TGCCTGGTGTTGGCTCCCACTCGTGAGTTAGCGCAACAAGTCCAGCAGGTCGCAGTAGACTACGGCAAAGCTTCTCGCCTGAAGTCCACCTGCATCTATGGAGGAGCACCTAAAGGACCACAGATTCGTGACCTAGAGAGAG GAGTTGAGATCTGCATTGCTACTCCAGGGAGGCTTATTGACTTCCTGGAAGCTGGAAAGACAAATCTGCGCCGGTGCACATATCTGGTGCTGGACGAAGCTGATAGAATGCTGGACATGGGCTTTGAACCTCAAATCCGTAAAATTGTTGACCAGATCAGG CCAGACAGGCAGACTCTGATGTGGAGTGCTACCTGGCCTAAAGAGGTGCGTCAGCTGGCTGAGGACTTCTTGAAAGATTATGTCCAGATCAATGTGGGAGCGCTGCAGCTCAGTGCCAACCACAACATCCTGCAGATAGTGGATGTATGCAACGATGGAGAGAAGGAGGATAA GTTGCTGCGCCTGCTAGAGGAGATCATGAGCGAGAAGGAGAACAAGACCATCATCTTTGTGGAAACTAAGAGGAGGTGTGATGACCTCACAAGGAGGATGCGTAGGGACGG GTGGCCTGCAATGGGTATACATGGAGACAAAAGTCAGCAGGAGAGAGACTGGGTGCTCAATG AATTCAAGTTTGGCAAAGCACCCATTCTCATTGCTACTGATGTGGCATCAAGAGGTCTag ATGTTGAGGATGTCAAGTTTGTAATTAATTTCGATTATCCCAACAACTCTGAGGACTACATCCACCGCATTGGCCGCACAGCACGTAGCCAGAAAACCGGAACAGCCTACACCTTCTTCACGCCTAACAACTTTAAGCAGGCGAATGACCTTGTCTCTGTCCTCCGTGAAGCCAACCAGGCCATCAATCCCAAACTCATCCAGATGGCAGAAGACAGAGGAG GTCGTTCAAGGGGCGGTCGAGGTGGCGGGTATAGAGACGATCGCCGAGATCGTTACTCCGGAGGCAGACGGGACTATAATTACAACCAAGACAGTCACAGCAATGATCGCAGTTACGACAACGGACCAAAGAAACCCTTCAGTAACAAGACACAGAATGGGGCAGCATACAGTAATGGGAGCGGCAGTTACAATGAAAACAGCAATAATGGCTTTAATGGGGCTTACAATGGACAGTCCAACTTTAATGGCAGTCAGGCTGGTAACTTTGGAAGCCAGGGTTTCCAGAACAAGCAGTTTAGTGCCAACCAGGGAGCTGCTCCAAATGGTGCAAATCACAATGCACAGTTTCCCTTCAACTCTCAGCAGCAACCAATGCAGCCCATGATGCCCTTTTCCATGCCCCCTCCTAACTTTCAATAG
- the pglyrp6 gene encoding peptidoglycan recognition protein 6 encodes MDLQYRWMVFLYVLVVPCFTEDIYTKHMDNFIKVVETIESENPSLGPLAVLRGLRKAAGINTPFIQHYLGPLGDTPSLVLKSTLTEYIYSILKHQVVQDLEKGVVLTADGTTVALTPLLLGLEAGLKLTSWPRVPGLYPLSLTKNLLLSFLQHSQTEPSTSSRLGPGGCWDNVRDPEVFTLSGVASLATDALINGGMDGVILGRHVAKPNNRLVTLSSLLRQYYNYQLDSAGLDGAPALISQLRRSNFRKLVSLASLKKKLARSLSLYRKLDEYQKKNKQQVEMDEGLKEFFHRYIDCPAIIPRCMWEAQPYRGTPTLLSLPLSFLYIHHTYEPSQPCLSFQQCSLDMRAMQRFHQDDRGWDDIGYSFVAGSDGYVYEGRGWHWQGAHTKGYNSKGFGVSFIGDYMSSIPSQRTMDLVRNQLAKCATEGGRLVSNFTIHGHRQLVSTSCPGDAFYSEIKGWEHFGEVKQ; translated from the exons ATGGATTTACAATACAGATGGATGGTTTTCTTGTATGTGCTGGTAGTCCCGTGTTTCACAGAGG ACATCTACACAAAGCACATGGATAACTTCATTAAAGTGGTGGAGACCATTGAGTCCGAGAACCCTAGCCTCGGGCCTTTAGCTGTGCTGAGGGGTTTGCGTAAAGCTGCTGGTATCAACACGCCATTTATCCAGCATTATCTTGGTCCCCTCGGTGACACACCGAGTCTTGTATTAAAGTCAACACTCACCGAATACATCTACAGCATTCTTAAACATCAGGTGGTACAGGATTTGGAGAAAGGTGTAGTACTCACAGCAGATGGAACCACTGTGGCACTAACTCCTCTTCTGCTAGGCCTTGAGGCTGGTCTGAAGCTCACGTCTTGGCCGCGTGTGCCTGGTCTCTACCCTCTTTCTCTCACCAAGAACCTGCTTCTTTCATTCCTTCAGCATTCCCAGACTGAACCTTCAACCTCATCACGTCTAGGTCCTGGCGGATGTTGGGACAATGTGAGAGATCCTGAGGTATTCACTCTTTCTGGTGTGGCCTCCTTAGCTACAGATGCTCTAATAAATGGTGGCATGGATGGAGTTATTTTAGGGAGGCATGTTGCTAAACCTAACAATCGCTTGGTAACATTGAGCAGCCTTCTGAGACAGTACTACAATTATCAGTTGGACAGTGCAGGACTCGATGGCGCACCTGCTTTGATCAGCCAGCTTCGCAGAAGCAACTTCAGGAAGCTGGTCAGCCTTGCTTCACTGAAAAAGAAACTAGCTAGGTCTCTGAGTTTATATCGAAAGTTGGATGAATATCAGAAGAAAAACAAGCAACAGGTGGAGATGGATGAAGGGCTGAAGGAATTTTTCCACAGATACATAG ACTGTCCAGCCATCATTCCACGTTGCATGTGGGAAGCTCAGCCTTACCGCGGCACTCCCACTCTGCTGTCCCTGCCTTTATCTTTCCTATATATCCATCACACTTATGAGCCATCCCAGCCATGTCTGTCCTTCCAGCAGTGCTCTCTAGACATGAGGGCTATGCAGCGCTTCCATCAGGATGACCGTGGCTGGGACGACATTGGATACAG CTTCGTGGCTGGTTCTGACGGCTACGTGTATGAAGGGCGTGGCTGGCACTGGCAAGGTGCTCACACCAAAGGATACAACTCCAAAGGTTTCGGAGTCTCCTTCATAGGAGACTACATGTCCAGCATCCCTTCCCAACGCACCATGGATCTAGTGAGGAACCAGCTGGCAAAGTGTGCCACAGAGGGAGGGAGGCTGGTCTCAAACTTCACCATACATGGGCACAGACAGCTGGTGAGCACCTCCTGTCCCGGAGATGCATTTTACAGTGAAATCAAAGGATGGGAGCACTTTGGG GAGGTTAAGCAGTAA